The DNA segment CAGCAGTCCACCAGTCCGATATTGTGGGACTATCCGTGCCCGAAAGGCCTGGTAGTCCGGTGATTGGGCTGCGAACCTGAAACTCCCACCGCTCGGGATTCCTCCGCGTTTACGCGGAGGAGGATGTCAATCGGCTTCGTCGACATTGTTGAGCGCACTATTCAGTTCGAAGAGTTCCTGGACGACGTCACTCTTAGCGACTCGGTAGCGACGAGGCGACGTGTTTGGGACCTCCTCGACGATATCGGTCTCCAGTAGGAGATCGATGTAGTTGCTGACCGTCTGCCGAGTGACGCCGGCGTGATCGGCGAACTCCGTCTTGTTGAACTCCCGACCGGGAGGGAGGGTGAGGATGGCGTCAAGGAGGATAGGGACGCTCTCGTGCTGAAAGAGATGGAGGACGCCGCTCGGGTTCTCAAGGCGAGCCTCCTTAGTGTCCTTCTCCTCCGCCGGGTGCTTCGGCGTTGACTCGCTCATGTTTCTAGTGTGCCGGTCGGCGTACATAGTTGTTTGTTTTGGCGTAAACGCTCGTTAACGCACACTTATCAGAGAGGGGTGAAGATAGGGGAATATGCGCAAGCCATCGGTGAAATGCGCTCTCCTCGCGGCGATGATAGCTGAGCACCGGTGGGGGTCACCGATCGTCGAGGAGAATCTCCTCTCCATTTCCGCCATCGAGACGAACGACTATCCCACCGCGAGCAAGGTCTTCGATGAGCTCCGATCCGCTCTCTACATCATCAACCGGGGGAAGCGGGGCATCGAACTGAACAGTGGCGAATTCGGAGCGCTCGCTGACCGTCTCTATCACGAGTGCGGGTGGGAACCGTTCGAAATCAAGAGTCGGCTGAAGCACTACGAGGGGTGGGATAATCACGAGTGGGCGTAGTCCCGCGAGAGCGTATTCGACGAAGGAGACACTGTCTTCCGAGGAAAACGCCGTTCGAACCACACTACTCGTCCGAGAGCCACGGCGGCGGGCCGTCTTCTCTGATTTCGGCGTCGATCCCGAGTTCCTCGAGGCACGCCTCGGGGTCATCGATCTCCTCGCCGCGACCGACGTGGCTATCCAGAGCGTCGGCAAGTTGTCGGAGCGCCTCGGCTTCCGTGTCGCCAAAGGACGCCACCCCCGACTCGACGTGTCGCGCAGTCATGCGACCGTCGTTCTTGTGGATGAACTCGACGCCCGAGGGCGGGTCCGATACCGTCGCCATACACACAGATACGCGCCGAGAGTGACGTAACCCTTCCCCTGCGCCACGGTCTTAACCAACAGACACCGCCCTCTACCCCCGAGTGTTGGTTAACCGCTGAGCGCGAGCCCGCCAGCGACCGCCACACCGGCGACCACGACGCCGATCACAAGCAGGGCGTAGTTCGCTATTGGGTTCGCGGCCGTGACGACGTCGAGCGTGTACTTCTCGCCATGCACGGGCGCGAACGGCCGAACGCCAGTCGGTGTGAGCACGTCAGCGAGGATATGCGCCACCACGGCGAGCGTCCCGACGACGGCGCCGAACAGGCCCGTTCCGAGCGCAGCGAGCACGCCACGGGACGTCCCCAGTAGTAGGCCACCGACACCGGCGACCGCGCCGACGGCGAGCGCGAACCACACGGTATGTGTCGGTCCTCGGTGTTTCACGCCGGGGATTCGTTGGTCGACATCAGGGAGCATGGCCCCGCCAACGACAACGGCACCACCGAGCACTCCGAGCGTGGTGTAGCCAAGCGCAGTCAGGATGAATACAACGGGGGCGTAGGCGACCAACGCCGCGCCGTAGTGGCCTTTCTGGTGCATGGGTTAGTAGTCCCGAAGCCACTCCGGCCCGCCGTAGGCGTCGACGTAACACCGCCTGTGTGCCGGCTCGCCCCTCGGGTTCGGCACCGCCTTTTCTAACGGAACCGATTCCCCGCATAGGTCACACTCGGCCGTGTGGCCCGCTTGCCGGGCGTCCGGTGAGAGATTCTTTGTCTCGACATAGAGCTCTTGGAGCGCGCGTGGCGTCAGCCGAACGAGGACTTTCTCGCGGTCGTCCTCATCTCGCTGTTCCGGCGTGTACGTGAGCACCCAATCTCAGTACTTCACAAAGCCGGTTAGTTAGAACGTCTGCTTGCTGAGGATGTGTACTCCAACAAGCAAGCAGACGGTGAGATTCACGAGGACCAACTTCTTAACTTTCTCGTCAACCGCCTTGACGAGGAAGTTCCAATCTCTTTAGCAAATAACGCTGAAATCGCTGCTGAGGACATCTATGAGGTCCTCGTCGGCGCTTGCGCCGACGGGACCTCTGTCTCTACGCTCTGTGCGTCGAGCCAGAATACACCCACTGCGAACACGATCCTCTACCATCTTCGGACGAAGTTCGAGCCGGAACGGCTCGAACGAGTCGCTAACACGCTCCTTCGGAAGGATATCGATGAACTGCTCCCCAAGCAGGTGGAGGTCTGCGCAGACCTCCACCTGCGACCCTACTACGGTGACAAAGCCGACACAGACGGTCTCTATCACTCGGTAGCGAAGCGTGGAACCACCGCGTTCCACGCCTACGCCACACTCTACGCGCGTGTGACGAACAAACGCTACACGCTGGCGGTGCGCCGTCTCGAAGACGGCGACACCGCCAGCAGCGTCCTCGCTGAGTTCCTCGGTATTCTCGACGGCCTTGACACCGAGATCAAGGCCGTCTACCTTGATCGCGGATTCTACGACAGCAAGTGCCTCACGCTGCTTCAGACGCACGACTACGCGTACGTGATCCCAATCATCCGGTGGGGTGAGACGATTCAGCAAGAGCTCTCGGAAGGGTGGAGTCGTGTCATTCAGCACGATCTGACAGGGAAACTCGACGGCCACAGCTGGACCGTCGAGTTTCCCGTCTACATCGACTGTACGTACCTAAACGGGAAGTATGACGAGAACGGTGTGGCGCGTCACGGCTACGCCGCTGACGCGCCGTTCATCGACTCACCACGCGACGCTCGATACCACTACACCAAGCGGTTCGGTATCGAGTCGAGCTATCGATTGTTTGAACAAGCGATAGCGACAACAACCACACGAGATCCAACGGTACGGCTGCTGTACGTCGTGGTGAGTCTGCTATTACAGAACGTCTGGCGGTACCTTCACTACGAGTATGTGGCGACGCCCCGCCGAGGCGGGCGTCGCCTCTGGTGGTGGCCGTACAAGGAGTTCGTCAATATGGTTCGACGAGCTGCGTGGACGGCCCTCGCGGTGCGTCGGGCCGTCCCCGCGAATCGGCCACCTGACGACCGGTTCCACCGCTAACCACCGACCGAGCAAGCCAGCAAAGTGAGTGGCAACGCTGTCGCGTCGGCGGCTGACCGCCGCCGACAGCGACAGCTCTCCGTCGATCCGTCCGTAATCATCTCATCGAGACCATCAGTACAACCGCTTCGAGACAGAACTTAGGCCGCAGAAACAGCTAGCTGTGGATGCTTTGTGAGGTACTGAATCTTGGCCCGCTTCGCCGTCGCCGCCCGGTCCCAGCGAAATCGTCTGTGCGAGGTCGTCCGGAACGTAGTGCCACTCGTTATCCCTGAACCGCGGGTAGTTCCCCGCCGGTCGCGGGTTCTCGGGATCGACGTCGTCCTCGGTCACGCGAGCCCCGCCTCCTCGAAGGCGTCGTTGACGACCTCGGCCGTCGGGGCATTGAGATATGGTTCGATGGCCTGGAAGGAGTCCCAGCCACCGACAGCCATCACAACCCGGGGATTCATCTGTCGGTCGACGAGAAGGCGCTGAGCGAAGCGGCGGCGGAGATCGTGAGAACTCACGTACTGGTAGTCGTCGTCCCCGGTTTCGGCGGCCGCACGCTCGGCCGTGCGCTTCACGACGTCGCGGACGCCGCGCTCGGTGAGATCGATCAATAAATCGTCTGGCGCTATATCTTCGGCATTCTGATAGCGGTGAACGTCGCCCTCGACGTCCGCGGGGAGGTAGGCGTCACGGGGCTTCCCGCCGTTCCCGGTCGTGTCCTTGCCCTCCGGAACCCGGAGTCGATAGTGATCGCCGTCCGGTGTGCGTTTCACGTGCTCGGGGCGGATCTGTGGAATTTCGAAGGCTCGGAGGCCGACGTAGCCACCGAGTTGGATGATGAGATCGTCGCGATGGTTCGCAGCGGCCCGCCGCAGCTCCTCGAGTTCGGCGTCGGTCATCCAGACCTTGTATTCGTCCTGCTTTGCGGTCGCTTCCAGTCGCATAGGAGCTTCTATAACAAGCTTACACTAAATATCTGTCGAGCATCAGAAACGGTGGTGTGTCATCCCCCGATTAGGCCGCTAGAGCGGAGAATAGCGGTATTCCAGTGACGACTTCTATGATAACCCGGAAGTCACTGAACGCCGTGAGGCATCAAATGACGAAAAGAAATGCCGCTATTACGGCCCGACAAGCGATCGTCTCGACTCATACTACGAGATTGACCTACCAACTCGTTCTCGGACAAGATGACCTAGAGGCGGGAACTATCGACGAAACGCTGCACGCGAACTCGAGCGGTTCGTCGAGTGGGCCGCTGGCGAGCGCTGCGACGAGGACTGGACCGGGATCGTTCCCGAGGACGTCGACCGCGACCCGGCCTTCGAAGACCTCGACAAACGCGTCTTCCGTGAGTACGCCCGCCATCTCGCCGGCGACCTCGGGCTCAAACAGAACACGATCCAGACCTACTACGCCTACGTCTCGGCGTGGTGTGGCTGGTGCGTCAACGAGGGCTATCTCGAAGCGCACTACGCGCAGCGGGCGAGTGCGATGGCGCCGCTGCCGGAGGACGACGGCCGCAAGCCCGGCGACCAGCAGGCCTGGACGTCCGAACAGCGCCACGCCCTCACCCGCCACGTCGACGAACGGGCCCGCGATGCCGTCGAGGCGTACACGACACTCCCGGAGGATACTGACCCCCTCGACAAGCAGCGAGGGCGCTACGCGGCGCTGAAGGCGGCTCGTGACCGGGCTTTGGTGTTCGTCCTCGCGTACACCGCCGTCCGCGTCGGTGAACTTCTCCGGGACCCGAACGATCCGCGTCGACGTGGCGTCCGCTGGGAGGACCTCTCGCTTGACGAGGGGAGTATGGACGTCTACCGGAAGAAACAGCAGTGGGACGCCGCCAGTCTCCCCGACCCGGTGATCTCGCCGCTACGGAGCTACCACCAGCTGATGAACCCGCCGACAGAGCGCTGGCCGGTGTTTCCGACGTTCGACCAACGGACGCTCGCGGGACTCGTCCCGGACGAGCTCGCCGACCGAGGGGAACGCCCAGAAGCAATTACTGAGCGGCGTGAGGAGTACGCTCGCGACCTGCTGCTGGCGCCTGATGAGGACATTCGGCCGCCGTCGATCACGACGGACGGCGCACGGTCGATTCTCCAGCGGCTTTCAGAGACCGCAGAGATTGACATCGACCATCCGAAACACGATTATCTTGCGCCGCACGGTGGTCGACGCGGGATGGGTGAGGTCCTCGTTCGAGCATTCGGGTACACGGTCGCAGCCCGGTATCTTGATAATTCGGAGGAGATGGTCCGTGAGCGGTACTCTCATATTGAGGCCGGCGAACTTGGTGATGTGGCGACAGAAGCACTCGACGAAATCGAACCACGGCCCTAGGGCAGAATAACTGAAGTCATCCCCCAGTCCTTGCTCGTCGCATTCCCTCGTAGAGGGCTGGGAGGCCGAGGGGGAGGGCCAGCATGCCGAACCCGATTAGCGCATACTTGGTTCCGCGTATACGCTGCAGTATCAGAACCGTGACGACGGCGCCGAGAAGCACAATCAGGAACGCTGCGTTACTCCAAATAACGTCGTAGGTCGAACATTACAGCCAGCAAACGAACGTGTAGGCCGGGGCGTTCCAGGTCGGTGGATGGAGTTTCGGCCAGAAGAACCGGCAGTACGTGGTCCAGCCCAGCATCGCGACGGTCGGCAACCCGACGAGCCCCACCGCTGCCCCACGATTTCCGTCGCCGTATCGCCGGTATCCAGCGAGGAAGAGTGCGGGAAAGCAGAAAATCCACAGCCAGATCCCGATAGTGTAGGTTACTGGCCAGTGTCCGATACGGGGTTGCGTGACTGGTGCTCGAAGTGAAGCGGGCAAGGTTGCCCAGGGGAACGAGGGATCGGGGACAGGGTTCGTGAATAACGCGACGAGACAGAGGATTGTTCCGGCGAAAAGGCGTAAATGCCGGCCTTAGTGTACCGAATCAACCACGGAGGAAAGGGATCAGTCCGCTGGTGAGTCACCGACATCGTCGGATACCGTCAAATTAGTTAGCGTCCTACTTCATCGATCCGACGTGAGCTGGTCGTGCCGGCGTTCGAATTCTTCCTCGTCGATTTCGCCCTGTGCGTACCGACGCTGGAGGGTATCCATCGCGGAATCCTGACTCTCGGGAGATTCATCACTTCTACCCAGTGCCCAGTAGAGGAGTCCACCAATCAGTCCCAGCATTCCGAGTGCCCCGCCGATGAAGGGGACGCCGCCGCGACCGCCCCTCGATCCGCCCATCATGCCGCCGCCGGGACCCATCATGCCGCCATCGGTACTTCCGCTGCCCTCGACATCTGAGCCGACGGCGACGGCGCCGTTCTGGACTATCGTCTCGCTGTCGGGGACCTCGCCGTCCGGGATCGGGCTGTCTTCAGCTGGACCGCCAGGGCTACCGACGACGATACGACCGACCATGCCGACCGTCTTGTGCGGGATACAGTAATAGTCGTACGTGCCGGGCGCCTCGAACGTGTACTCGAAGGCTCCCGACGAGATGGTTCCACTGTCGAATGCGCTGCCGTCGGCCGGAATCCGGTTCTCGTAGGCGGTCGCCGAGTGTGCTCCGGCCGCTATCTCGAAGCGGACGGTCGTGCCGGGTTCGACGTGGAGTCCGATCGGGTCGAAGTAGTTGTTGCCCATCTTCACGACGGGCGTCTCCTGTGCGGCGACTGGCTGGGTGAATCCCGCACTCGCGACTGTGCCGGCACCGAGCGCTCCTAGGAACTGGCGTCTACTGTAGTCTGTCATTGTAGCTGGTTGGCTTCTGTTATCCACGGATGATGCTGGCGAGTCAGTTCGCGAGTCCGGGCGATTGCTGGCCGGCGCTCTCGATGGCTGCCTCCAGTTCGTCCTGGTCGGCGATGCCGATGAATTCGGCAGTTCTCTCCCCGTTCGCATACACAAGCGTCGTGGGCGTCTTTCGGACACCGTACTCCTCGGCCGTCTCCAGATCGGCCTGGATGTCGACCTCTCGGAACTCGACATCCGGATACGCGTCTTCGATGCCCTCGTTTTTCTCTCGCTGCGTTGCGCACGCTCCACAGGTCTCCTGCGTGAACAGGATAACTTCCGTCATAGTATCTAGTATGGTCTTGTTCCTTTAGCGCATTTCTATTCACATCCGAAAGCTGTGACCCTCACAGCTTTCGGATTCCAAGGAGGTGGACGTGAGTAACGCCGGAGGTTGGTGGTTGGACCGTCACTCCGAGCGTTGGAGCTTGTTCCGACGCGCCTCGAACTCTTCCTCGGTGAGATCTCCGCGGGCGTATGCCATACGCAGCTCCTCCATCGCGGGATCCCGAGACGACTGCGATGCCGTCACCCGACGGAAGACGAGATATCCTCCACCGAGCAGGAGGAGGAGGAAGACCAGCTGGACGAGCATCCCGACGAGTGGCCACCAGCCGCTGGTCGTCCCGTATCCACCCATCATTCCACCGTATCCCATCATCCCGCCGAATCCCATCCCCATCGTGAGCAAGGGGAGGACGATGATCGCCCCGAGGATGAGAAGGACGATGGTTGTGGTGTCGAGTTGGTTTGATGATGCCATGGCTCAGATTTCAGTCGATGATTCGAGTTCGTCCGCGACATTGGCGAGAACGCGTTCGAACCGGTCGTGGACCTCGTTCGCGATCGAGTCGAGCGCCTCGTTGTCGGCGATGCCGACGAGCTGTTGTGGGTCGACGGCACTCACCATGATCTCGCCGTCGTCGGTTTCGTAGACGATGACGTTACACGGGAGGAGTGCGCCGAGTTCGGTTTCTTCGGTCAGCCCTTCGTATGCCAGCGGGGGATTGCATGAAGTCACCGGCATCGGGATAATTGACCCGGTCACGGCGGCACTTATCGCCGGCGTTGTCCTGTGGTCGGCTGGGAAAGTCCTCCGTGGCAGCGGGGCTATCTTCTTCCTGAAAACACCGTTCGAACCTGAGGGCGTCCGAACCGACATGGAGGCCGTTGATGGCGTTGACCAGGTTGAGGACTGGCATGCGTGGCAGATTTGCAGTCAAATCACTATCGCCACCGCTCATGTCGAAACATCCGTTGAGACGATGACGGAGGCTGAAACCGTGACACAGCAGATCACGGCGTCGATCACGCGACGGTTGAACTCTGTCCTGCGTACGATGATCGGCATACCCATCTCAACTCCCATGCTCACGAAGTATGAGAACCTTCTGATGAATACAATTGCAAGCGCGAAGGCACGCACTTCGTGGAGATTCAACCAGGTGGCACGACCAAAGAATGCACTCAGTGTGGCGTCGCAACCGGGAAACCGCTCGGGTGCGTGAACACTCCTGTCTCGCCTGTGGTTTCGAGGCAGACAGAGACGCAAATGCGGCGTGGAAACAGGAAGCATTTATTCAAGGAGGCGGCGAGTAGATAGGGATAGTTCACGCGGTCGCGGTAGTCGTCAACTCCGCTGCACTGCGTAGCGTCTCGAGGAACTCCTCGGCATCGAGGGCAGCCATACTCCCGGTGCCGGCGGACGTGATCGCCTGGCGGTACCGGGGGTCGGCGACGTCGCCGGCGGCGAACACGCCATCGACGCTCGTCCGGGCCGTCGGTCGGCCGACATCGTCTGCCTGCGTGAAGATGTAGCCGCTTTCGTCTCGTTCGACGGCAGTCTCATCCAGGAACCGCGTGTTCGGCGTGTGGCCGACGGCGTAGAACACGCCGCCAACATCGACGGTCTCCCGCTCGACGTCGACCCCGGACTCGGCCTTCTCCGTGGGGTAGCCATCGGGGTGGGAGACGAGCGTGGCGCCGGTAACGCCGTCCGCTTGGGAGCCGTGGATGGCTTCGAGCTCCGTGTTCCAGCGGAATTGAATGTCCTCGTGGTCGCGAGCACGGTCGGCCATGATCTCCGAGGCCCGCAGCTCCTCACGCCGGTGGACGACTGTCACGGAGTCGGCGAACTTCGCGAGGAACAACGCCTCCTCCATGGCGCTGTCGCCGCCACCGACGACGAGGACGTCGTCTCCGCGGTGGAACGCACCGTCACAGGTCGCACACGTCGACAGTCCCTGCCCCATCAGTTCGTCCTCGTTCTCAGCGCCGACCCAGCGCGCGCTCGCGCCGGTGGCGACGATCAGCGACCGCGTGTAGAGCGTGTCGCCGGTCGACAGCGATAGCTCCAGCGGCTGGCCGTCCAGGTCCGCATCCTCGATGCGGCCGTGTTCGAACTGCGCACCGAACTGCTCGGCCTGCTCTTTGCCGCGCTGGACGAGCTCCATCCCGCCGACGCCGTCGGGAAAGCCGAGATAGTTCTCGACGTCGGTCGTCAGCGTGAGCTGGCCGCCCGGCTCGTCGCCCTCCAAGACGAGGGGTTCGAGGTCGGCCCGCGCAGCGTAGACGGCTGCCGAGAGGCCGGCGATTCCCGACCCGGCGATGACGAGGTCGTGTACGTCCGTGCTCATCTAGTTCGTGTAGGAGTCGACGAGCGTTCGGAGCTGGTCTTCGCCCTGGAGGCCGACGACTTCCTCGACTTGCTCGCCGTCCGCGAAGAGGACGAGCGTGGGAACGCCGCGCACGCCGTAGGCGCCTGCGAGTTGCTGGTTCGCGTCGACGTCGACCTTCGCGACCGTCGCGGCGGTCTCGGCGGCGATAGTCTCGACGGTCGGCTCGAGCATCTGGCAGGGGCCACACCAGTCGGCGTAGAAGTCCGTCAGGACGACATCGTGTTCGCTGACCACGGCATCGAGGTCGTCGGCGCTATCGACGTGAATCGGTTCGTTCGCAGGAGCGCTGCCTGCGTCGGTTGCAGTATCGGTTGCCATCACCTGTCCCTACGGACTGCCGACCATTAAGTCTTGCTCTATTTCCACAATACCCCACACAATTCAAAGAGCAGTCTGGGGCCATGAAGCAAGCAAGGCATAGAAACCGGCGTAACACCCACGTAAGCGCTAGAACCCGTCCTGCCGGGGCTCACACTCGCCCCTACAATTGTAGAGATAGTGAACGTGTGGGGCGGACAACCCATCGCACTTCGACGTCAGTTCCACTCCGATTCGAGCGCGTCGAGCAATCCGTCGACCTCCTCCCGAGTGTTGACTGCATGGACGGATACCCGGATCGCGTTCGGGCTCGGGAGCGAGCGCACGACGAATCCCTCTGTCGCCAGTCGTTCGACCGTCGATTCGGGATCGTCGACGTCGATCGTGACGAGGCCCGACTCGGGCGGATTGGGACTGTAGAGCTGACCGTCCGGGATGCCGTCCACGAGCCGTCCGGCCAGGGTCTGGATTCGCTCCGCGATGCGATCAATTCCGATCTCGTCGATCGCATCGATCGCCTCGGCTAGGGCGACGTGGGGAGCGGGGTTCGACGAGCCGACCTCGAACCGTCGGGCACCGACCGCAAACTCGTAGGGGTCCGCCGTCGGTGTCTCGACGCTCCGGTAGCCGACCGTGTTGGGCGTGAGCGATTCAGCGACGTCGCCGCCGACGTAGAGGAAGCCACCGCCCCAGAGTCCCAAGAGCCACTTGTGGCCGGCTGCTGCGACCGCGTCAGCACCCCATTCGTCGACGTCCATCGGGAGCTGCCCCGGCACCTGAACAGCGTCGACGAGCGCGAACGCACCCGCCTCGTGGGCGATGTCGACGAGGTCGCTGACGGGCAACTG comes from the Halobacterium noricense genome and includes:
- a CDS encoding helix-turn-helix domain-containing protein — protein: MSESTPKHPAEEKDTKEARLENPSGVLHLFQHESVPILLDAILTLPPGREFNKTEFADHAGVTRQTVSNYIDLLLETDIVEEVPNTSPRRYRVAKSDVVQELFELNSALNNVDEAD
- a CDS encoding type II toxin-antitoxin system HicB family antitoxin, with amino-acid sequence MATVSDPPSGVEFIHKNDGRMTARHVESGVASFGDTEAEALRQLADALDSHVGRGEEIDDPEACLEELGIDAEIREDGPPPWLSDE
- a CDS encoding metal-dependent hydrolase encodes the protein MHQKGHYGAALVAYAPVVFILTALGYTTLGVLGGAVVVGGAMLPDVDQRIPGVKHRGPTHTVWFALAVGAVAGVGGLLLGTSRGVLAALGTGLFGAVVGTLAVVAHILADVLTPTGVRPFAPVHGEKYTLDVVTAANPIANYALLVIGVVVAGVAVAGGLALSG
- a CDS encoding ISH3 family transposase, whose product is MYSNKQADGEIHEDQLLNFLVNRLDEEVPISLANNAEIAAEDIYEVLVGACADGTSVSTLCASSQNTPTANTILYHLRTKFEPERLERVANTLLRKDIDELLPKQVEVCADLHLRPYYGDKADTDGLYHSVAKRGTTAFHAYATLYARVTNKRYTLAVRRLEDGDTASSVLAEFLGILDGLDTEIKAVYLDRGFYDSKCLTLLQTHDYAYVIPIIRWGETIQQELSEGWSRVIQHDLTGKLDGHSWTVEFPVYIDCTYLNGKYDENGVARHGYAADAPFIDSPRDARYHYTKRFGIESSYRLFEQAIATTTTRDPTVRLLYVVVSLLLQNVWRYLHYEYVATPRRGGRRLWWWPYKEFVNMVRRAAWTALAVRRAVPANRPPDDRFHR
- a CDS encoding site-specific integrase, with product MRLEATAKQDEYKVWMTDAELEELRRAAANHRDDLIIQLGGYVGLRAFEIPQIRPEHVKRTPDGDHYRLRVPEGKDTTGNGGKPRDAYLPADVEGDVHRYQNAEDIAPDDLLIDLTERGVRDVVKRTAERAAAETGDDDYQYVSSHDLRRRFAQRLLVDRQMNPRVVMAVGGWDSFQAIEPYLNAPTAEVVNDAFEEAGLA
- a CDS encoding plastocyanin/azurin family copper-binding protein, producing MTDYSRRQFLGALGAGTVASAGFTQPVAAQETPVVKMGNNYFDPIGLHVEPGTTVRFEIAAGAHSATAYENRIPADGSAFDSGTISSGAFEYTFEAPGTYDYYCIPHKTVGMVGRIVVGSPGGPAEDSPIPDGEVPDSETIVQNGAVAVGSDVEGSGSTDGGMMGPGGGMMGGSRGGRGGVPFIGGALGMLGLIGGLLYWALGRSDESPESQDSAMDTLQRRYAQGEIDEEEFERRHDQLTSDR
- a CDS encoding thioredoxin family protein is translated as MTEVILFTQETCGACATQREKNEGIEDAYPDVEFREVDIQADLETAEEYGVRKTPTTLVYANGERTAEFIGIADQDELEAAIESAGQQSPGLAN
- a CDS encoding SHOCT domain-containing protein, which encodes MASSNQLDTTTIVLLILGAIIVLPLLTMGMGFGGMMGYGGMMGGYGTTSGWWPLVGMLVQLVFLLLLLGGGYLVFRRVTASQSSRDPAMEELRMAYARGDLTEEEFEARRNKLQRSE
- a CDS encoding DUF302 domain-containing protein, whose amino-acid sequence is MSVRTPSGSNGVFRKKIAPLPRRTFPADHRTTPAISAAVTGSIIPMPVTSCNPPLAYEGLTEETELGALLPCNVIVYETDDGEIMVSAVDPQQLVGIADNEALDSIANEVHDRFERVLANVADELESSTEI
- a CDS encoding NAD(P)/FAD-dependent oxidoreductase, translating into MSTDVHDLVIAGSGIAGLSAAVYAARADLEPLVLEGDEPGGQLTLTTDVENYLGFPDGVGGMELVQRGKEQAEQFGAQFEHGRIEDADLDGQPLELSLSTGDTLYTRSLIVATGASARWVGAENEDELMGQGLSTCATCDGAFHRGDDVLVVGGGDSAMEEALFLAKFADSVTVVHRREELRASEIMADRARDHEDIQFRWNTELEAIHGSQADGVTGATLVSHPDGYPTEKAESGVDVERETVDVGGVFYAVGHTPNTRFLDETAVERDESGYIFTQADDVGRPTARTSVDGVFAAGDVADPRYRQAITSAGTGSMAALDAEEFLETLRSAAELTTTATA
- the trxA gene encoding thioredoxin, translated to MATDTATDAGSAPANEPIHVDSADDLDAVVSEHDVVLTDFYADWCGPCQMLEPTVETIAAETAATVAKVDVDANQQLAGAYGVRGVPTLVLFADGEQVEEVVGLQGEDQLRTLVDSYTN
- a CDS encoding aminotransferase class V-fold PLP-dependent enzyme, giving the protein MNPRELRADTPALHEDVYLNFGAHGPSPRYVVEAADEFVRSHEYETNTRNDPYEVAFDEYDRVRERVATFVGADDDEIALTESTTAGINAIANAIDWEPGDTVVRTDLEHPAGTLPWQRLEQQGVDVRVVETKNGRVDLDAFAEAVEDARLACFSAVTWTHGTQLPVSDLVDIAHEAGAFALVDAVQVPGQLPMDVDEWGADAVAAAGHKWLLGLWGGGFLYVGGDVAESLTPNTVGYRSVETPTADPYEFAVGARRFEVGSSNPAPHVALAEAIDAIDEIGIDRIAERIQTLAGRLVDGIPDGQLYSPNPPESGLVTIDVDDPESTVERLATEGFVVRSLPSPNAIRVSVHAVNTREEVDGLLDALESEWN